Sequence from the Fulvivirga ligni genome:
CCAAAACCGTTGATTGCTACTTTAGTCATTATTTGTGGATTAAGTTTTGTTGATTTATTACGGGCGCAAAAATACAATACGGTATATCTAAAATCAACGAAAGCGCAGGTTAAAAATAAAAATGTGCGATTTAGAAATTTTTTTTCACTGACCTATTGCATTTAAAAATCTGTTATATATATTTGCACTCTCATTTGAAAAACGGTCCGTTCGTCTAGGGGTTAGGACGCCAGGTTTTCATCCTGGTAACAGGGGTTCGATTCCCCTACGGACTACGAATAAAGCTGATCTTCTACGGGTCAGCTTTTTTATTTCTACCCCTCCCCAAAAAAAAATAATACGTTATCTGAATTTGGAATTCTCAAGTTAAAATAATTGACATTTGGATTAATGATAATTTAATAATTTATTAAGTTTTTGTTATTAATCAGTTATAATTATATAATTTTATTATATCAATGTTATATTATTTTGTTTTTCTTATTAGGTTGCTGTGATTAACTTTCAAACACTTACCAGTATTTGTTGTATAATTGTATGTTTAAAGCCAACCTTTTTGATTAAACATCAAGAATATCTGATGTTAATAGATCAGATGGGAATGGTAAATTTGAGGTATGTGAGAAGTCGACAAAGGTATTAGAATCATTAAATAGGTGTGAAGACCCTTTGATGCACTTGCTTTGTTCACTTTTTATAACGAGTAACCAATTTAACTGTAGTGCTGTCTCATTTCTTTCCTGATTAAGGTAAATTATTCCTAAGAAGGTAGTGTAAGAAGGTACATGTGTATGAGACCAATCCAATGTAAAGGTGAAGTTATAGATGTTGTGACTCATTTCATAGATTAAAGCTTGAAAGCTGTAAGTGGGCTCATTTTCAGAAGTTTTAACAGTGAATTGGCCATTGAGTGAATGTTGAGATAGTGAGTTTATTAGAATTGAAAACTGGTGGTTTTGTTCAAAGAATAGGGGGAGCCTCATAAATAATTGAGTTTTAGGTATAGGATTAGATTGGTTGTTGGTTTTGTCTTAAGTGTTTAGTCTTTAGTCTTTTACCAAAGACCAACTATAAAGTTATTCTTTTTTTTTGAATCAATAAGATTGAAATTTGATACGAAACTTACATAAGTACAAGTATTTATGATAATCGTATTGTTAATTATATAACGGTATGGACGCAGTAAATATTGAGGAGATAATCATTAAAAAAGAATTAAAGAGTTTTATAATTCCTCTCAGTAAAGAAGAGTATGCGCAGCTTGAGGCGAATATTGTGAAGGAAGGTTGTAGAGACCCTTTGATTTTTTGGATGACGAAAGATGGTCCGGTCTTGGTTGATGGGCATAACAGGTTTAAAATATGTGGTGAGCATAATTTGAATTTTAAGTCCAAAATACTTCCTTTCGAAAACGAGGAAGAGGTGAAGTTATGGATGCTGAACAACCAACTAGGAAGAAGGAATTTAACATCAGACCAAATAAGCTATTATAGGGGATTAAAGTATAATTCTTTAAAGCGACAGCGTGGAGGTTATGATAATGTGCAATCAAAAGGTCAGAAAGAACTTTCGACCTCGGAACGGCTGGCTGAAGACTTCAAGGTAAGTGAAAGTACTGTGAAGAGAGATGCTAAATATGCTAGTGGTTTAGATATTATTGGTAAGTCAAACCCAAGGTTAAAACTCAAAATTTTAAATGGAGAGGTTAAAGTTAATAAGGCAGACATTCGATTGCTAAACGATGGAGGAGATGCACTGCTTAAGAACATTAAAAACGAGGCCGATTTGTATAACAAGGCTAAGCTCATTAAAGAGAATATCTTGGATGAGGTAGAAAGTGCTTTAACAGAAATTAAAGAAAAGCAAATTGAAGAAGCCAAAGAGTATTTCGAGTCTAAAGAGCCTTTGTTTCAGGAAAAAGATGATCAAATAGTTAGAATAAAAGGTAAGGTTATTTCAGCTATAAATAGGGCAATTAATAACAAGGATATGGATGCTATTGATGAACTTAGAAAACTTATTGAAAGACTAGAGAATCTACTCTTTAGTTAGTGAGATAAAAGGGGTGCTATGAGTCATAGTGATAATTCTTACATATAAACTGGTGTTTGCATTATCTGGGTTAAAATAAATTTTCGACATGTGTTGAAAAATGTTAGAATCATTCTTATAATTGCACCTCGTTTTAAAAGCGGTCCGTTCGTCTAGGGGTTAGGACGCCAGGTTTTCATCCTGGTAACAGGGGTTCGATTCCCCTACGGACTACAAGAAAAATACGCTTATTACCGTTTTGAGTGTATTTTGTTTTTTTGATGAAAACGGTTTATGGTCCGTTCGTCTAGGGGTTAGGACGCCAGGTTTTCATCCTGGTAACAGGGGTTCGATTCCCCTACGGACTACACAATTTTAAAGCAAAGATTCTGTTTTGCTTTTCTTTATACTTTATCCTTTATAGTTTAGATGCACTTGCTTTGTTAAAGTGAGCTATTTATCAAAACTTTGATCCTAATTTAATGCTGATTGGGTGTGTCATTGGTTTATTTTAATATTTTCCTTAATTTCAGTGATAAGATTGAGCTATAGTTTTTGCTCTAAGAGGCTCGGAATTGGTAGCTTTAAATTTCTTTAAAAATGGAATCTATCTAATTTATGAGATAGACTGGTGATCTGATGTTCAGATTGAACATTTATTTATAATTGAATTCTTTATTGGAATTAATTTTGAATGAACAGATGTACATCTTTAACTAAAGATATGTATTATCAGCTATCAAATAAAGATGTCCTTTGGTTATTGAGATGATCTGATGGGTTTTTAAAACAATTTCGTTAATAAAAGTTAGTCGTGCTCCATGACTCATTTCGAAATAAGAGTTGCTCTTGTAGAATTTAGCAGGCTAATTTTTTCGCGTAATAATTTCAATTTGTACTATTAATAAATAACTAAATTAAATCAATATGGAAAAACAAAAAGTTAAGCATTTGGTGTCATTATCTGATTTATCAAACTCTGATATAGACGAAATTGTGAGTAGGGGCGCAGACTTTTCCAGTGGGAGTGCTCAAATGAATAATTTATTAACAGATAAAATTGTAGGTATATATTTCCGGAAGACTTCTACAAGGACTCGAACTTCTTTTTCTTCAGCGGCATTAAGAATGGGAGCACAAATCATTTCATATGGACCTAATGATTTGCAGGAAAATACAGGTGAGACTGTACAGGATTCTACGGAGGTTCTTTCTCGGATGCTTCATTGTCTAGTTGCGAGAACCGCCGGATCATGTGAAGAAATGAGGTGTTTTGCTTCGCAGGACAAGATGGCAGTTATTAATGCCATGACTGCAAAAGAGCATCCTACCCAAGCAATAGCTGATCTGATTACCATAAGGAGACATTTTGGAAAAATTGAAGGACTAAGAATTGCATATGTAGGCGAGGGTAATAATACTGCGTCTGCTTTGGCACTATCATTATCTAGATACTCAGGAGTTAAACTTTGTTTTTATACTCCCAAAAATTATGGTTTAGATCAAGTTGCAAAAGAATGTGCTGAGCAACTCGCTTTACAGAGCGGTGCTGATATTAAGGAATATCATGAGTTGAAAGATATCGATAAAGAAACTGATATAATATATACTACTCGCTGGCAAACTACTGGTACATCCAAACCTGATCCAAATTGGAGAGACGCATTTGAGCCATTTAAATTGACCTCAAAGTTTATGAGTCAGTTTACTAATGCTGTCTTTATGCACGATTTACCGGCACATAGAGGTGAGGAGGTAGACGCAGAGGTTATCGACGGTTCGCTTAGCATAGTTTTCGATCAAGCAGAAAATAAATTACATGCAGCAGCGGCTGTTTTGGAATGGTGTTTATGCGAAAAAGTAAACCCATTATCAAAAAGT
This genomic interval carries:
- a CDS encoding ornithine carbamoyltransferase, whose product is MEKQKVKHLVSLSDLSNSDIDEIVSRGADFSSGSAQMNNLLTDKIVGIYFRKTSTRTRTSFSSAALRMGAQIISYGPNDLQENTGETVQDSTEVLSRMLHCLVARTAGSCEEMRCFASQDKMAVINAMTAKEHPTQAIADLITIRRHFGKIEGLRIAYVGEGNNTASALALSLSRYSGVKLCFYTPKNYGLDQVAKECAEQLALQSGADIKEYHELKDIDKETDIIYTTRWQTTGTSKPDPNWRDAFEPFKLTSKFMSQFTNAVFMHDLPAHRGEEVDAEVIDGSLSIVFDQAENKLHAAAAVLEWCLCEKVNPLSKSETSDVHYSLIAN